GAAGGTTCTATCGATGCATCCAACGTAATGCTCGTTGACCCCAAGACAGGCAAGCCCACAAGAGTTGGCTACCGTATCAACGAAGATGGTTCTAAGTCCAGAATCGCTAAGAGATCCGGCGAGGTCATCGATACGGTTTCTAAGGCTAAGAAGGGGGAATAATCAATGACCAGATTAAAGGATAAGTACATTTCCGAAGTAGCACCTGCTCTTCAGGAGAAGTTCAAGTACAGCTCACCTATGCAGATTCCGAAGGTCGACAAGATCGTCCTCAACATGGGTGTTGGTGAGGTTAAGGATAACCCGAAGGCTCTTGAGAGCGCTATGCGCGACATGGGCATCATTGCAGGCCAGAAGCCTGTAGCAACAACAGCAACAAAGTCAATCGCAGCCTTCAAGCTCAGAGAGGGCATGAAGATCGGATGCAAGGTTACTTTGAGAGGCGATAACATGTATTACTTCCTCGACAAGCTCGTTAGCCTTGCTCTTCCCCGTGTACGTGACTTCCGCGGAATCAGTCCTAATTCCTTCGACGGACACGGCAACTATGCGATGGGTATCAAGGAGCAGCTCATGTTCCCTGAAATCGACTACGATAAGATTGACAAGATTCGCGGTATGGACATCATCATTGTTACTACTGCCGGAACAGACGAAGAGGCATTCGAGCTCTTGAAGCTCCTCGGTATGCCTTTCCGCAAGTAATTTGGAGGAGAATAACACATGGCAAAGAAGTCAATGATTCTTAAGTCTCAGAAGACACCCAAGTTTTCCACTCAGCAGCACAACCGTTGCAAGATCTGCGGAAGACCTCATGCTTATATCCGTAAGTACGGCATCTGCCGTCTCTGCTTCCGCGATTTGGCATACAAGGGAGAGATTCCGGGCGTAAGAAAGGCAAGCTGGTAACAGTTTTCTTTCTTAAGAATTAGAACTGTCCATATTTAACAGGAGGAAGAATTATGCAGATTACAGATGCAATCGCAGATATGCTTACAAGAATCCGCAATGCCGGTACTGCTGGACACGCTACAGTTGATGTTCCCCAGTCCAACATGAAGAAGGCTATTGCTCAGATTCTCCTTGATGAAGGATACATTGAGAAGTTTGAGACACTCGAGGGAAATACTCAGGGTGTTATCAGAATCACACTCAAGTATTCGGGCAGAAAGCCGGTTATCTCCGGAATCAAGAGAATCTCCAAGCCTGGTCTTCGTACCTATGCGGATAAAGAGAATCTGCCTCGCGTACTTAATGGCTTAGGCGTTGCTATCATCTCTACATCTAAGGGTGTTATGACTGATAAGCAGGCTAGAAAGCTTGGTGTAGGCGGCGAAGTTCTCGCTTATATTTGGTAATTTTGGGAAGGTCTCCTGGTGAGATCTTCTTAAAATATATACATCTCTGAAAAGCCTTGGGTTATGGCGACATACCTGGCCCAAAGGTTAAATCTCAAGAGCAGGAGGAAAAATTTATGTCAAGAATCGGCAGAATGCCCATAGTCGTTCCTGCAGGCGTTGATGTTAAGATCGACGGCCAGCACGTAACGGTTAAGGGCGGCAAAGCAGAGCTCTCACTTGATGTTCATCCGGACATCACAGTAAAGCTGGAGGATGGACAGATCACAGTTACTCGTCCTTCCGATGACAAGAATCATCGTGCACTCCACGGCCTTACAAGAGCACTCATTCAGAATATGGTAACCGGCGTACACGAGGGTTTCACAAAGACATTGGAAATCAACGGTGTAGGTTACAGAGCATCTAAGGCTGGTAACAAGGTTACATTCAACCTTGGTTATTCACATCCTATCGAGATGGTTGAACCCGAGGGCATCACAATCGATGTCAAAGACAACCAGGTTATCGTTCAGGGCGCTGACAAGCAGCTCGTAGGCGAGACCGCAGCAAAGATCCGTTCTCTTAGAGTTCCTGATGTTTATAAGGGCAAGGGTATTAAGTATGCCGGCGAGCACCTTATCATCAAGGAAGGTAAGACCGGTGCTAAGAAGTAAGGCGCAAAGGGGGTAAATCAACATGATTGGTAGAATTGATAAAAACGAAATTCGCAAGAGAAAGCATGTTCGTGTAAGAAAGAAGATTTC
The window above is part of the Ruminococcaceae bacterium R-25 genome. Proteins encoded here:
- a CDS encoding small subunit ribosomal protein S14, whose amino-acid sequence is MAKKSMILKSQKTPKFSTQQHNRCKICGRPHAYIRKYGICRLCFRDLAYKGEIPGVRKASW
- a CDS encoding large subunit ribosomal protein L5; this translates as MTRLKDKYISEVAPALQEKFKYSSPMQIPKVDKIVLNMGVGEVKDNPKALESAMRDMGIIAGQKPVATTATKSIAAFKLREGMKIGCKVTLRGDNMYYFLDKLVSLALPRVRDFRGISPNSFDGHGNYAMGIKEQLMFPEIDYDKIDKIRGMDIIIVTTAGTDEEAFELLKLLGMPFRK
- a CDS encoding small subunit ribosomal protein S8 → MQITDAIADMLTRIRNAGTAGHATVDVPQSNMKKAIAQILLDEGYIEKFETLEGNTQGVIRITLKYSGRKPVISGIKRISKPGLRTYADKENLPRVLNGLGVAIISTSKGVMTDKQARKLGVGGEVLAYIW
- a CDS encoding large subunit ribosomal protein L6; the protein is MSRIGRMPIVVPAGVDVKIDGQHVTVKGGKAELSLDVHPDITVKLEDGQITVTRPSDDKNHRALHGLTRALIQNMVTGVHEGFTKTLEINGVGYRASKAGNKVTFNLGYSHPIEMVEPEGITIDVKDNQVIVQGADKQLVGETAAKIRSLRVPDVYKGKGIKYAGEHLIIKEGKTGAKK